A window from Cryptomeria japonica chromosome 1, Sugi_1.0, whole genome shotgun sequence encodes these proteins:
- the LOC131042255 gene encoding uncharacterized protein LOC131042255 isoform X3 — protein MGCFIFHFFMCITTVGAKKLQCYRDSWHSGLWPVKLLLWISFMIIPFLFPPTVIQLYGEAARFGAGIFLLIQLFCVVKFITWWNDHWMSDDAGHCRAAAIMVSTTAYSASVCGIILMYIWYAPKASCSLNIFFVTWTLILLQIMTGISLHSKANAGLLASGLMGLYIVFLCWSAIRSEPITEKCNVRKEVPSKGDWMTIVSFVIAVFAIVMAAFSTGIRSRYFQFRKSDFLSDDDVPYDYGFFHFVFSMGSMYLAMLFVGWNLHQTMEKWSIDVGWASTWVKIVNEWLAASLYIWMQISPFLYNYGSSESIV, from the exons ATGGGCTGCTTT ATTTTTCATTTCTTTATGTGTATTACAACAGTTGGAGCAAAAAAGCTGCAATGTTACCGTGATTCATGGCATTCGGGATTATGGCCTGTAAAACTGCTTTTGTGGATTTCCTTTATGATAATACCTTTTTTGTTCCCGCCCACTGTCATTCAACTATATG gGGAAGCAGCACGATTTGGTGCAGG GATATTTCTGCTTATTCAACTTTTTTGCGTTGTCAAGTTCATTACTTGGTGGAATGATCACTGGATGTCCGATGATGCTGGCcattg TCGTGCAGCAGCAATAATGGTATCAACAACAGCCTACTCTGCTTCTGTGTGTGGAATCATATTGATGTACATATGGTATGCTCCAAAGGCATCATGTTCACTCAACATATTTTTTGTCACGTGGACGCTAATCCTTCTTCAGATAATGACTGGCATCTCTCTTCATTCAAAA GCTAATGCAGGCCTCTTGGCTTCAGGGCTTATGGGACTTTATATTGTTTTCCTTTGCTGGTCTGCTATTAGAAG TGAGCCTATTACGGAAAAGTGCAATGTAAGGAAAGAAGTACCTTCAAAGGGAGATTGGATGACTATTGTT AGCTTCGTAATTGCTGTTTTTGCAATTGTCATGGCAGCATTTTCAACTGGAATCAGATCAAGATATTTTCAA TTCCGCAAGAGCGATTTCCTTTCGGATGACGATGTACCATATGACTACGGATTCTTCCATTTTGTTTTCTCAATGGGATCTATGTACTTGGCTATGTTATTTGTGGGCTGGAACTTGCACCAAACAATGGAAAA GTGGAGTATAGATGTTGGTTGGGCTAGCACATGGGTGAAGATTGTGAATGAATGGTTGGCTGCAAGTCTATATA TCTGGATGCAGATCTCGCCATTTCTATACAACTATGGCAGTTCAGAAAGCATTGTCTAA
- the LOC131042255 gene encoding uncharacterized protein LOC131042255 isoform X2: protein MLELGNFVITDLKGCQGGHDCLGTEGVLRVSMGCFIFHFFMCITTVGAKKLQCYRDSWHSGLWPVKLLLWISFMIIPFLFPPTVIQLYGEAARFGAGIFLLIQLFCVVKFITWWNDHWMSDDAGHCRAAAIMVSTTAYSASVCGIILMYIWYAPKASCSLNIFFVTWTLILLQIMTGISLHSKANAGLLASGLMGLYIVFLCWSAIRSEPITEKCNVRKEVPSKGDWMTIVSFVIAVFAIVMAAFSTGIRSRYFQFRKSDFLSDDDVPYDYGFFHFVFSMGSMYLAMLFVGWNLHQTMEKWSIDVGWASTWVKIVNEWLAASLYIWMQISPFLYNYGSSESIV from the exons ACTTGAAAGGTTGTCAAGGTGGCCATGACTGTTTAGGTACAGAAGGGGTTCTTCGTGTAAGCATGGGCTGCTTT ATTTTTCATTTCTTTATGTGTATTACAACAGTTGGAGCAAAAAAGCTGCAATGTTACCGTGATTCATGGCATTCGGGATTATGGCCTGTAAAACTGCTTTTGTGGATTTCCTTTATGATAATACCTTTTTTGTTCCCGCCCACTGTCATTCAACTATATG gGGAAGCAGCACGATTTGGTGCAGG GATATTTCTGCTTATTCAACTTTTTTGCGTTGTCAAGTTCATTACTTGGTGGAATGATCACTGGATGTCCGATGATGCTGGCcattg TCGTGCAGCAGCAATAATGGTATCAACAACAGCCTACTCTGCTTCTGTGTGTGGAATCATATTGATGTACATATGGTATGCTCCAAAGGCATCATGTTCACTCAACATATTTTTTGTCACGTGGACGCTAATCCTTCTTCAGATAATGACTGGCATCTCTCTTCATTCAAAA GCTAATGCAGGCCTCTTGGCTTCAGGGCTTATGGGACTTTATATTGTTTTCCTTTGCTGGTCTGCTATTAGAAG TGAGCCTATTACGGAAAAGTGCAATGTAAGGAAAGAAGTACCTTCAAAGGGAGATTGGATGACTATTGTT AGCTTCGTAATTGCTGTTTTTGCAATTGTCATGGCAGCATTTTCAACTGGAATCAGATCAAGATATTTTCAA TTCCGCAAGAGCGATTTCCTTTCGGATGACGATGTACCATATGACTACGGATTCTTCCATTTTGTTTTCTCAATGGGATCTATGTACTTGGCTATGTTATTTGTGGGCTGGAACTTGCACCAAACAATGGAAAA GTGGAGTATAGATGTTGGTTGGGCTAGCACATGGGTGAAGATTGTGAATGAATGGTTGGCTGCAAGTCTATATA TCTGGATGCAGATCTCGCCATTTCTATACAACTATGGCAGTTCAGAAAGCATTGTCTAA